The genomic DNA TCGCGGATCTTGGATGCTGTATCGCGGGCGCTGTTGGCATTCTGCAGCGCCATAAAACTCTCTTGCCCTGCCGCCTTCTCCAGTTGCTTGTGCTCCGTGCCCTTGATGAGGTTGTCGATGCGTCGCTTGCCCAGCAAGTacgcctccgtctcctcgctaGTGCCGGCCTGCCCGTCTGTTGGGCCTTGATACATCCAGTCGACGCGATCCACACGCTtcctgccgcccgcggcctcgagctgccgctgcagctcctcctttGCGCGCTCCTCCTTGATCTCATTGATGCGTTGCTGGGTGCGCTTGCGCTCGGCCAAAGCCTTTTGTTCTTCGTCGTAGACGGCCGCCTGGTTCCGTCGCAGCGTCGGGTGAAAAGACTTCTTCAGATTGAGATCTCCGCCACCCATCTTGACGGTCGGGTCGTGTTGGTCAGGTAGTTGGAGATGATGCAAAGTTGAGGCACCAGCGAGGTGGCGAGAATATGGGAGGCTGAGGGTGAATCGCGGTCGGACGTCAATGCCCCACTTTTTCCTCTTTGCACCGACGTACCCTAGACGCAGTCAGAGGTTTATCAACGAGGCAATGAAGGCGCGGTGTCTTGTTCAAGGGCTCCCAAAATGGCTGTGGGATGTAATTTATTCACAAGACAACTCTCCATAGCATGCATGAATGGTGTCAAGGTTTCTTAAAGGGCGAACTACTCCCAACTCCCACTTCCTACCAGTTTGGCGTGCGACGTCGGGAGCCATAAATTCCGTTTTCCTAGGATGCGTAATAACCAACACGCGACTTGTACCAGAGCGAGCAGTCATCGTCTTAAAAAGCTTGTTGCGGACCATCCCCGGGACCAGGGTCAATCGGGTTGCGGCGCAACTGAAGTTTAGCCGAGGCGGGCTCGCCTGGAGAGCAAAACGGCTGAAGTGTCACGGATGCACGACATAAGTTGTAGTAGCTTCGTAGGAAGTGCTACATTCGACATGCTTTCTGACCTTTGAGTCCAATGCCATGGGGACACCGTGAAGCACAGTCCTCTGCCTGGGTAGCGTGTCGCGGCGAGGCAGTGTCATCAGTGAGCGAAAACCGAGCTCGGTTGTAGTATGATATCTATTTCTCATGATACACGCTCCGTAAATGTACACGCCAGGGCTTGCCACTCTATATTCGTACAAGGCTAGGGTACTACCAGCTTGCTCGCTTCACGCCCGGCAGGTTACCAGCCAGAGCCTCCATTCGGAAATTGAACTGCGAGTCTGTCAGCCTAGGGTCACTGTCAAGAAATGACGCGCCGCGGTGCAGCGATACATCCGTACTCTTGTCATTTTGAAGTCGCTCAGGACACCTCTGCCTTGACCGCCCATGATGCATCGATTCCGGATCTGCGTGGGGCGCGTGTAGCTGTGCATCTGGGTGAGCTGGAGCTGAgcctcggcgcgcacgcGTGGCGCAAGGGTCGTGTTGCGAATGATGTATCGGAGCGCTTGTCTGTCGAAGTGAGATATCGCGTTAGCATTGGATCATCGACGCAAGCCGTTGGATGTGAGGGATAGCAGTGACGGGCGAGGGGAAGTTTGGGGGTGGGAGGATACGCACCTCTCGGTCTCAAACTGCTCAAAGACCTTGCGCTTGGTGTGGTCCCGGATGGTCCGCACCTTGACGAAACAGCCCAggtcgagcttcttggcgCGAAACATggacatggtggcggcggcggtcgtcgggTTGCGTtggcggacgggcggcggacgaggtcgacggcgaactcgcgacgatgcgctcgaggATTCGAGAGGACAATTGCTGGGGAGGTGCCATGCCGAAGTTtatccgcggcggccgggttggcgctgtggtggtgggggcgCAAGTGAGCTGAGTCGCTGCTGTGCGCAAGATTAGTACGTACCTCTACGGTGCTTCCTGGACGCCCAGGGCGGGCCGAGTACGTCGGTCTGAGCTCATCAGCGGCAGGTCTTGAAATCTCCCACAAGCACACTCGCGTCACTCTCGCCAGCCCATGGATCGGAAACGCGACCCCCCCAGTCTCGGCCACTGATGCTTTGACGACACCAGCAAGACCGAGCCGCATGGCCAAGacacgccgtggccgagaaAGAGTCTAGGAGAGCGCAGCCTCGAGCCGACGCCATGCGCGGCAGCCgcatgcaccaccaccaccaccaccatcaccacgTCTGTTGAGCCTCATCCACAGGCAAGCGTCTCGCCCCTTTTTACGCGCGACACTGTGTGCACCCGCACcagcgctgcgctgcactcCCGACAGCACGAGACCAGAGGGAGGCAGGAGAGTTCCTGtccgcctcgctgctgcccccATCGTGTCGACGCTAcgcgggcaaggcgggcaagAGATCGGGCTGAGATGAGACTGACGTTTGCCCAAGAATAGCCGACCAGCGCCTCGATTCGCGCCTCGGGACGTTTACTTAGGCACCTACTTCTTCATACTTGACGCCACGCAAGGGGAGCCCGTGGAATGGAGCTACCATCTGCGCTTCTCGGGCTGTGCCGCGCCACCCCTTGTCAGACCGTCGACCTGAGCCCACTCGTCAGCACGcagcaccgcccgcccacaaGCGCGAGCCGACGCCCGTCTCATCAGCTACtaagcgcgccgcccgctgcgtTACCAGGAGCGTTGTCCGTCGCCATCCCCTCTCCCGTGAGGAGCAAAGACAAAACCTGCCGTCTCTCGGACCTTTCTGGCCGTGGTGAATGCGAGCAGTACGCCGCGCGTCGTGTAACCACCTGCAACCTGCATCGTGAGCTTTTGTTGGCCCTGTTCTGCTTCACGCCACGCCCaaacagcggcggcgcctggcgcCTCGGCGCTTATCCACAAGCATGGGCGCAGGGATCGACATCCTTCGCGCGTCAAGGCGGTCAATGGCAGCTCGCTCCAGCCACACTCGATTCGGTGCTGCCCCTGTTCCGGCACGGTCTGGCTCGCTTCCAGAAGTCCCACGACAGTGGCGAGCCTGCTGCATTGTGACCGGAGAGCGTTGATGGCAGATGCGTACCTGAGAATGTCCTATCCCATCGGTATATTGTGGCCTGGCCCATCGTAACTGGCTTGCGTCTTACCCACCTTGACCACATCACGGCTGGCGTTGCCCTGAATCCTGGATCGTCCGCCGAGCCCTTCCTGCGCCACGTTGTTGCCGGCTTGGAGCTTTGTGTCCGTGGCCGGCATTGGCAGGTCAGAGTCTCCGATTTGAATGTTCTTTAGTGTCTGCCCTTCACTTGGCTGCGCCTTGCCCCAGCCAACCGGCTCTAGGGGTAGCCCGGCTCGCGTTTTGGCGTCTTGATATCCACCATCGCGATCTACAATGCAGTATTATACCCAATGCAGAATACACCTAGCGCGGGGGTCAAGGTGTCTGGCTACTTTCTGCTGAGCCGTCACATCTCCCGAGCACTTAAGCAGGCCTCACCCTCGCACACGGTGTTGCATTCCTCGTCCGGCCACATTTTGAGGCTCTTCCGTCCGCGCCACACAAGTTGGTTGCCAACCCACGGTCCCCCTTCCCTATTGGTAATGAATGGGTAGCCCGAATCTCTGGAGCCCCGACTCAACTCTCCGTTTGCCTTCCCAATGTCGTGAGGCCCAAACACTTCTCACACAAGGCCCCTCTCTGCTTCGGCACTCCGAACGTGGTGGTAGCGAGTGAGAATGGGGGCGAGGCAGCGCCGGAGAGAGTGCGCCTCAACTCCTGATACCGTCCTTATACGAAGACGGGCCTTATAAGAAGACAAGAAACTGCGCGAGGTCGTCTCGAGATTTGGCAGACAAACAGATCACATCCATTCAGTCAACTCAAGCGAAACCGCACCTGCAGCACGGTGTTTCCCAGtcaccatgtcgtcggcaCGCAGCGGTAGTAGCAGCTCCAGGGGCAGCAAGAAatctggccgccgccctcaagtGAGTCGGTCCTCTGCCTCAACGTGTCAGGCCCCAGCCCAAGTGACCGCCGAGAGAACTAACAGCCCAGCAGGCAGCAACgctcgagctcatcgagggCCTCACGACGCACCGCATCAACACCCTCACGGAGCTCTGTcgcgtcgagcgcatcgccgccgcgtgccaggacgaggccgacgcgctcgcctTCCAGCAGCCCATGACAACGGCCTGGGCCTACTACGTGACGAGCCACCAGCTGCTCTCGGAGCTGCGCGGCCTCACGCCCTCGTTCCCCTTCAGCGGCGAGGTCGTGCACGACGCCTACACCCGCGTGTGCGTCGACCCGGACAGCAACCGCAGCTGGaacctggcctggctgtgCCTGCGCCGcatgcgcgacgacgggctctTGCGCGCCTACGCCGCtagggaggcggcgcgtccgGAGatgtgggcgggcaggcagccggccgaggagcaggtgcggcggctggcggcgtgcTTTGAGGGCGAATGGGCGGCTGCCGTGGACACGATGCTGCGACACTGGCAAcagccgccggcgtggtATTGACACGAATCTGTCCTGTCGTTGCGCTTCGCATTGCCGTCCGCCTTATGACCCCTTCCGCAATGCTGTGTCAACCCGTGAATGCTGGGTGGGGATGGGTGTCGGAGAAAAGTACGCCTTCCTGGGCCGGAAAGTCCAGGTCCTTGCACCTTTGTTGCGATCTCCCGGGTTAGTTCGAGTTTATTATAGCAGGCGTCTATGGCCTCTAAACTAGGTGGAATTCATTATTTCTTGATGCATCTACGCCCGCGCCTCTCGTAGGGTTTACGCCGATGGCCCCCCGCCAGGGCAGAAGGCCCCCCTTTTCCTGTTCCGAGATTGTTGCTCCCAAAAATATATACTTTTTGTGCTCTTCGCACCCgcatgtacttcgtaacGTCATGGAGTCTATACACTGTCGTCGTTTTGTCGTCCCCGATGGTCGTTGCGTGACTCGTGGCCCTcgtccccttcctccccctcgtcctcgctgtccCAGTCTTCGCTCTCGAGCCCCTCGCCGCGGATgaagagggcgccgacagcaccgacgagcgcgagcccGCCAAAAATACTCCACGCGAGAGCCTCACCCTTGGGCCGGACGCCCGTCGACAGGGTgaagaggccgccgctgacAAAGGGGCCGATGCTGCGGCCGAGAGCCGAGAGCGTCTGCGCCACGCCGTTGAGCGTGCCGAGGCTGGCATGCGACGGGGCCGAGTTGGTGATCTGCGGTCACAGCGTTAGCTCAGGGGTCGGGTTCGGGCAATCGACCAAGAGGCCGCGCGCGAGAAGGCGTGGACGTACAAGGAGCATCACGCTcgacaggccgccgacggcgcaaATGTTCTTCAGAATGAGCACGACACCGAGCTCGGCGTACAGCCACCCCCGAGCGCTGCCGACCCCAAAGAGCGGCTCGTCATCCGTGTATCCGACCCAGGGCATGAGAACCATGCTCAGGGCGATGCCCCACAGAGACAGCCTGTACGCGCCGAGACTGCCGATGCGAGACTTGAGCGGCTGGTACAGGAAGGCTTGGAAGACAATGGTGGCAACGCCCGCTAGGCTGAGGCTGAGCCCGATCAGGGTGGGGGATAGACCGCGGCCTGTGGGAGGCTGGGAGGAGGCAAAGATGGGGTAGAGCGAGTTGTAGGAGATGTTGGAAAGCTGAAAGACGAGGTAGGTGATGAGAAGGGTAAGGGTTGTGCGGTTCAGGAGGTCGCGCCAGGGCTGTCCATTGCCGTCTTTGTTGACCGCGTCGGCAGTCAGTGTGCcaggggaggaggacgagggggacTGGTGCTTGGCGACCGAGTCCAGGCTACCAGAGGCAACCTCggtctcgtcctcgtctgcttcctcatcgtcggacAGGGGCGGGGACGTGGCGTGCAGAagcggctggcggctgttGGTGGGCCACCGGGAGCTCCATGAGTTCCGGTTTAGGGACGGGCGCGTTGCAGGCCGGCGGAACCAAGAGGTGAGGGCGGTAACCCACTGCGGTCGCCAagggccgtcggcgggaTCACCATCTTCGAGGGTCTCTTCGAACcagatgccgacgacgacgacgctcgccgccagcataGCGGCGCCAAGGACGTTGGGACCGAGGAAGGGAAAGGCATCGCCCCAGaccttgccgacgaggatgccgccgagggcaggCCCCGTGATGCTGCCGAGCGAGTAAATGACGGGCAGGTAGGTGAAGGCCTTGCTCTGGTTGGAGCGGTCGGTGACttcgccgaggacggtggggacgcaggcggcgttgccgttgagcaggcccatggcgacgtggacgacgacgacctgccaGTACTGGCGGCAAAAGCCGAAGACGCAGAAGCAGGCCATGAGgaaggcggtgccggcgagcaggacgggcttgcggccgacgaggtccgAGGCGTAGCCCCAGAGGAAGTTTGTGGACAGCTGGGCCAGAGCAAAGGCTGAAGCGAGGATGCCCACGTagaggccgacgtcgtctcGCGGGATGCCGGGCATGGAGACGACCATCTCGGGGAGGTAGGGGGAGATGGAGTTGAGTGCCGTCTGCtcggagagggagagaaaggcgaggaggaggagctggcgcaCGGGCAGAGGCGTCTCGTGGCGCCTTCTGCTATCttgggaggagggggatgatgacgacgcagcagaggagatggacgaggctGACGGGGGGCGAGACGACTCGGGGGATGCGCGGGATGAGGGAATGGCGGGTTCGACAACGAGCTTGGGGGCGGCAAAGGTCTGGTAGCGGTGTGCCGAGGGAGAGacgaccgaggaggacgaggagaggcggcggaaGGTGTTGAGGGTCGGGATCGGGGCCCCGGCGTGGAAGGAGGCGGATGAGGAGGTTCTGCGAGAGCCGGAGGCTGTCccgggagcagcggcggcggcgcctgagAGAGGCCCGATGCCGGGTCGGGGCTTGGGAGGACGTGTCATGGTCGGGGTCGAGGACAGGGTCGAGGAGGTTCAGTCGTGCTGGTGGCTGGAACACGTTGATGGCGTGAGGAGGACTCGGCGTCGGTCGACGGCAGTGGCAGAGTGGATCCCGAAGGAAACCGCAGAGTTGAAGGACGGCGATGCGGAAGGCCTCGGGGGCGGAcgagggaggaaggggacACGGGGTCAACGGGGAgggccggaggaggaggaggctgcaATGCACGCGGAATGCATGCCCGTGAGGCTGCGACACGCGCACGCCGCGGTCTCGGCCGAGGGTCGTGTGTCGGTCGCGTCGGTCTTGCGCGGTCGGCCGATGGATGGGTGCTGGTGGTGTCTTGACGTTGGGTCGAGGCGCAATgggagacggacgacgaggacagaGGGGGAGACGTCGGGGGTGAGGGTGAGCCGAGAGGTGTGGGAGCGGTGAATGTCGTGGCGTGCACCCGGCGATGTAGGTTCGTCGGACTTTTGACTCGGCTGACGAGATGTAGAGAGACGGAAGATTGGatcggacgacgacgtcacaGACTCACGGGAGGCGCGCTAACAACTTGGGGTTAACTGCCTGTTAGTGGGGGGTCCACTGCCGCATCGGGTGGCGTgtgctgggcgccgcccgctacGGCAGATGGATAGGTAGTATAGCAAGCGGATTGATCGGTCGAGCTTGGGGGGCCGAAGAGGGGACAGCCTCCATCTCAGCTTGCATTTGTCCATGGCAGGCGACAGACAAGTCGTCATCTATGGCAGAACTCTGACTTGGGAATCTGCATCGTTTATTAAAAGGtgcaaggccaaggcgcgctTGCATCTCAACAAGCATCCATGGACCCTTTTCtggccccccccgccgcgacgccatcccatccatgccaCCCACCGTGACGGGAGGCGTGCACCACTACAAAGTGCCAATCCCCACTGGAAAGGTGCTGCCGAACCCACTGTAGTACCGgctcctgcccgccccgacCCGTCCAGTTATAGTTACCTCCACTAACAACGGAAGGTAATTCCAGCCCGCCAGGCTCTGCTCGTTACTATTGGGCGGGCGTCCCCTttcggctcgccgccatgggtTGAACCTGAATGATCTCGACTCATCTCGACCCCTCAACTCCAACACATACTTTTGCACCAGACATcgccagcacagcacagcacaacGCGCGCCACCCATCCACCGCCCACTCGTCCAACCCATTCCGCTGCCCGTTGGAGTCGGTTGACATGATGACACCCAGGATCACCCGTTATTGAATATCCGGTGGTGGTCGCCCCCGCGCGATGAaaagctcgccgcctcgccctcggctccTCAGAGCGTCCCCGTCCGAAACAGCTCCATGTGCAGCCTCTCGGGCGCCACGCCCCTCTCGACGAGCCAGGCATGCGTCTCGAGCATCCAGCCCTCGGGCCCGCAAAAGTAGTACTGGGCGTCGGGGTGGTCGAGGTGCAGCTCTTCGCCCACCTTGGCCAGGTCCATGCGGCCCTCCATGTCGTATTCTTGGCCGACGCGGTCCATGCCCGTCACCGTCTTGACCACTACGGCGCGCCGCACGTTGTCgtgcttggccatggccgccttgagctcctcgcggAACAGCACCGACCTCGCGTGCCGCGCGCCGTGGATGTAGCTGATGGGCCGCCgttcgccgtcgcgcagcatCGTCTGCaggatggcgatgacgggcgTCGCCCCCACGCCCACCGACAACAGCACCACGGGTGCCCCGGCCCTGACCTCGTTGGCGTCCCAGTAGAAGTCGCCGTGCGGCGCGCTCAGCTCCacctcgctgccctcgaggTAGTCGTCGTGCAGCTTGTTGGAGACGAGGCCCGGCACCTTGCCCACCGCCAtgtccctcgccgccgcgccatcgGGCAGCCTCTCGCGCTTGACGCTgacgcgcagctcgcccagcccCTCGCCGGGGACTGAGCTGATGCTGAACTGCCGGCTCTGAAGCACGCCCCCGAGCTCGGCCACGGGCACCTGCACGCTGACGTACTGGCCGGCCTTGAAGCTGCGCAGCGGCGTTCCGTCCCGCGGCCGCAGGTACAGGCTGACGACGTCGTCCgactcggcgacgcgccgggccACGACGAACTTGCGCCACGACTGCCACTCGTCCCCCGACGCCTCGTACATTTGCTTCTCTCGCTGGATGAAgacgtcggccagctgcccgtacgccgccacccacgcctccttgacctcgtcggTCAGCGCGTCCCCGAGCACCGTCGCAAACGCGCCCACCAGGTGCTCGCCCACGATGGCGTACTGCTCCGGCTTGACGAAGAGCGCCGTGTGCTTGtgggcgatgcgctccaCTGCCGCCCCCAGGGCCCCCAGGTTGTCGATGTGCGCCGCGTaggcgaagacggcgttggcgagcgcCGTCTGCTGGGCGCCCGTGTGCTGGTTGCGCACCGAGAAGATGTTGTGCAGCTCCGGGTGCGCGCTGAGCATGGACTCGTaaaaggtggtggtgatggtgcgcCCGTGCTgcttgacgacgggcgccgtcgacttgacgatggcgattTGCTCTGCCGTGAGTGCCATGATTGTGTGTTGCGATGGGGACACCACTGACGTCGACTGACCCAAGGTAGTAGCTAACTGTTGTAAGAATGTACACGGGAAGCAAAGACGGGTTTGCGTTTGCTATCGTTGTTGGtctgtcgtcgttgtcgactTGTCTGTCCTGTCTGCATCTCGGCGAAGGctcgccatccatccacctgGAGCGTCACCTTGGCATCTTAtaaggcaggcaggcaggcaggcaggcattcATTACTATCAAACGTCGCACGACAGACAGCCCGGAGAAGCGGAGATGCTGCGCCTAgagccaaaaaaaaaaaagaagtCATGTACATTTGGGTAGAATATGGAAagtgtgtgcgcgcgcacgtACTATGACGGCAGGGGAGGGACGGTGCTgccggcgggtgggcggctcGGCGCGCGGGTGGGCGGATGAAGCTGAGAATTTCGCCTGTGACGAGTCATCAGTGGGCTGATACGGGTAGCAAGTACGTAGGtagcacacacacatgtaTCTCGTAGGTATCCACGGGGCCCGACATACAGTATACCTTGGGTACTAACTTGAAGTAGGGAAAGATTCGGAACGTTGCTGGCGGCTCCACCGCAGAAACATGGAATCCGAATCTACCCAGGTGGGTTCCATGTCCTGCCCTTGCTTGGTCCTTTTTCGCTCCCCTCCGTGTGTACGTTATTCGTCcgaccatggcggccttgctTTATCCCCGATCGACTCGGGATGTGTTGTCGTTGGCCAGCGGCTCTACCACCTTGCCTCGTGGACGGACGAATACTTGCTTGGAATCTTGGATGCCTCGCCCGGGGCGGACGTGGAACAAGGGGCTGGTTGCCCAacaggcgacggcgccctcgggACACGCGACGAGACAGCGAGGTGGTATTAATGCGACCGGACCCAGCTCGCTCTGGCTGGATCCACCACATGAGGGGCATGGGGCCTGGggtgcgtcgtcgttgtcgtcgtgatcgttgtcgtcgtcggatgCAACGCCTCAGAGGGTGCAACAAAACTCTGAGATTAAGCATAATCAGGGACACGGACGGAAAGCCCACATGGGATTGGACGGAGCGATggatgcccgcccgcccgtgcGTGTCCGTCCGAGGGCGCTGCCTGTAACCAGTGTCTCACAAACTACATGTTCGTTTTGCAACGGAGCACGGCATGTCTGGGGCgcatatacatacatacatgcgtaGTATAACGAAGCCCATGCCACGTtggtcgtcgttgagcgcgcgcgcggctctggccaccaccacacttGCGGCTGACAAACGTTGTGAACGATGACGATGTGCCACCTtgcatacatacgtacagCACTACTAGTATACTCCATGTGCTTCGCATGCACGCCCGCTCGCACGTTACCGCAATGGTTCGTTCGGCAGAGGACAACAAACCTCCTTGCCGGCCGGGAACGCGAACgataccaccaccaccaccgcccatcCCGAGGCCGCTTCTCCCAATGGGGCCACGGGCATCTTCAGGTGGCTGCAGGTGGCTTGCTGAAGACCGCCACGGGGAACGAGCCCGACGTACACATGCGGTATGTACATACTGTACgtgcatacgaagtacatggTACACACACGGGCAGCGACaacacagcagcaccagggGGGGCATCGCTTCGGCACCGCTCgtggccaacaacaacaagtTCGTcactacgtacgtactcTTGGTACGCACTGCGAGGGATTTCGTGCCTGACTTGGGGGTGGGAGGTGGGGGGTTTATTAgatgcatggcatgggtggtgggtgggatATCAATCATGGTTCACGGCATtggcccgccacgccgccgccgccgccgctgcccctcccGGCAAGTAGACTTTTTTAAGCGAAACAGTccgttttttttttgcctcCCGAGAAGAAGGGGACTGTTGTGCCACTtttacacacacacacacaaatACGatgtacacacacacagacagaagccgccgagcacggcgacggctgcggcAGTAGCTCCAACGGTCGGGCCCGCCGctccatcccctcccccctccctggGGCGACCACCGCGTGATCTCGACTTGCATCGGCACCATCCATCACGACGTCGATATCGGATCTCGGCGCTGAGATTTGTAAACGGACAGCGTTGTCTCGTCCCGAACTGAAAgggaggaggcagaggcggtggcggcggcagcgtcgtcttTCTTGTCCAAGGCCGATCGTCAAGTTGCCGCATCaagccacacacacacacacacacacacacacacactcttTATGGTGCATCCTCGTCAGCAAAAACAAGGCATGTAATAGATGGAACAGGCTCCCTTTCGTGTCGCCCCCAACCGGCTTTGTTTGATGCTGGCcgggagggatggagggacgCGCCTGTCTGTCTTGTTGGCGTCTGAGCTGCTTGCTGAGCCCCGTTTTTTTGTTCATCttgttgcttgcttgcttggctgcCTGGGGCATCGCATCACCAACAAAGCTCGCGCCTACGTACTCGATCTCTGCTCTACTAGCTAGAGGTAGGTTGATCTCCCGACGGCCGGTGCTCTTTTGGCCCCGTCGGTCCGCTGACATGGCGGAATCCCTGCGCatcgccgtggtggtggaacCCGGATGCCTTGTTTCAAtgggctcggcgccgcatGGTCTTACGGGAAAAGGCCTAGACTCCGCCCTTCGGCACCTTGAACTCCCCATAATAAAAGTCTCCAATGTCGAGCCGTTATTAGCGTTAGTAGGTCCTGCGTGGCACCGTGAACGCCCTCacgccttgtccttgaccttgtcgaTCTACGACCGAATTTCCTCTCCTCTCGAAAccctcggcgggctcgtcctcgtgTGAACCCGCAAACATGAAAAATACTGTTTACCTACACGCATATCTCTATTCACCCACGCCGCGTACAGTATATAagctgcccctcgccgcagcccgtaGCCCGGAGCCCGTAGCCCGCAGCCCGGCCTCAATTGCTCCCATGTACAGCCCGGCAGCCACGATGGCTTCAATTATCCGTacagcccagcagcccagcagcccagcagcccagcagtCCCCGATGGCCTCAATTGCTGTCGTAGCTCAGCAGCCCATGCGGCCCCCGATAGCTTCAATTGCTACTAGCTCGCTAGGTTGCCGCGGATATAAG from Purpureocillium takamizusanense chromosome 4, complete sequence includes the following:
- the MRP2 gene encoding 40S ribosomal protein mrp2, mitochondrial (COG:J~EggNog:ENOG503P4CP~BUSCO:EOG09265D7J), giving the protein MSMFRAKKLDLGCFVKVRTIRDHTKRKVFEQFETERQALRYIIRNTTLAPRVRAEAQLQLTQMHSYTRPTQIRNRCIMGGQGRGVLSDFKMTRFNFRMEALAGNLPGVKRASW
- a CDS encoding uncharacterized protein (EggNog:ENOG503P3H1), with the protein product MSSARSGSSSSRGSKKSGRRPQAATLELIEGLTTHRINTLTELCRVERIAAACQDEADALAFQQPMTTAWAYYVTSHQLLSELRGLTPSFPFSGEVVHDAYTRVCVDPDSNRSWNLAWLCLRRMRDDGLLRAYAAREAARPEMWAGRQPAEEQVRRLAACFEGEWAAAVDTMLRHWQQPPAWY
- a CDS encoding uncharacterized protein (COG:S~EggNog:ENOG503NWUI~TransMembrane:12 (i125-143o163-183i195-212o218-240i252-274o286-307i425-444o464-483i495-515o535-558i579-599o605-625i)), which codes for MTRPPKPRPGIGPLSGAAAAAPGTASGSRRTSSSASFHAGAPIPTLNTFRRLSSSSSVVSPSAHRYQTFAAPKLVVEPAIPSSRASPESSRPPSASSISSAASSSSPSSQDSRRRHETPLPVRQLLLLAFLSLSEQTALNSISPYLPEMVVSMPGIPRDDVGLYVGILASAFALAQLSTNFLWGYASDLVGRKPVLLAGTAFLMACFCVFGFCRQYWQVVVVHVAMGLLNGNAACVPTVLGEVTDRSNQSKAFTYLPVIYSLGSITGPALGGILVGKVWGDAFPFLGPNVLGAAMLAASVVVVGIWFEETLEDGDPADGPWRPQWVTALTSWFRRPATRPSLNRNSWSSRWPTNSRQPLLHATSPPLSDDEEADEDETEVASGSLDSVAKHQSPSSSSPGTLTADAVNKDGNGQPWRDLLNRTTLTLLITYLVFQLSNISYNSLYPIFASSQPPTGRGLSPTLIGLSLSLAGVATIVFQAFLYQPLKSRIGSLGAYRLSLWGIALSMVLMPWVGYTDDEPLFGVGSARGWLYAELGVVLILKNICAVGGLSSVMLLITNSAPSHASLGTLNGVAQTLSALGRSIGPFVSGGLFTLSTGVRPKGEALAWSIFGGLALVGAVGALFIRGEGLESEDWDSEDEGEEGDEGHESRNDHRGRQNDDSV
- a CDS encoding Nitric oxide dioxygenase (COG:C~EggNog:ENOG503NWBB~TransMembrane:1 (o279-299i)), encoding MALTAEQIAIVKSTAPVVKQHGRTITTTFYESMLSAHPELHNIFSVRNQHTGAQQTALANAVFAYAAHIDNLGALGAAVERIAHKHTALFVKPEQYAIVGEHLVGAFATVLGDALTDEVKEAWVAAYGQLADVFIQREKQMYEASGDEWQSWRKFVVARRVAESDDVVSLYLRPRDGTPLRSFKAGQYVSVQVPVAELGGVLQSRQFSISSVPGEGLGELRVSVKRERLPDGAAARDMAVGKVPGLVSNKLHDDYLEGSEVELSAPHGDFYWDANEVRAGAPVVLLSVGVGATPVIAILQTMLRDGERRPISYIHGARHARSVLFREELKAAMAKHDNVRRAVVVKTVTGMDRVGQEYDMEGRMDLAKVGEELHLDHPDAQYYFCGPEGWMLETHAWLVERGVAPERLHMELFRTGTL